The following proteins are encoded in a genomic region of Rhodoferax aquaticus:
- the ttcA gene encoding tRNA 2-thiocytidine(32) synthetase TtcA, whose product MNSSIPTSWLEPEAPAAAAPNTAKIERETHKLEKRLCRQVGQAIVDFNMIEEGDRVMVCMSGGKDSYGMLDILLKMQQRAPIKFEIVAVNLDQKQPGFPDHILPEYLATLGVEFHIETQDTYSIVKRNIPEGKTMCSLCSRLRRGILYNVARRLKCNKLALGHHRDDMLQTFFLNMFFGGKLKGMPPKLASDNGEFIVIRPLAYVAEKDLIRWAAHREFPIIPCSLCGSQTNLQRVQIGNMLRDWEKQYPGRLETMFTALQNVVPSHLMDSKLHDFQNIQTTGVEDEEGDKAFDAEDFTPPSLSGLPGMQVVSL is encoded by the coding sequence ATGAATTCCAGTATTCCAACCTCTTGGCTTGAGCCAGAAGCCCCCGCAGCTGCAGCGCCGAACACCGCCAAAATTGAGCGCGAAACCCACAAACTAGAAAAGCGCCTGTGCCGCCAAGTGGGGCAGGCCATTGTGGACTTCAACATGATTGAAGAAGGCGACCGCGTGATGGTCTGCATGTCCGGTGGCAAAGACAGCTACGGCATGCTCGACATCTTGCTCAAGATGCAGCAACGTGCGCCCATCAAATTTGAGATTGTGGCGGTCAACCTCGACCAAAAACAGCCCGGTTTTCCTGACCACATCCTGCCCGAGTACCTGGCCACACTGGGCGTGGAATTTCACATCGAAACGCAAGACACCTACTCCATCGTCAAGCGCAACATCCCCGAAGGCAAGACCATGTGCAGCCTGTGCAGCCGCTTGCGCCGGGGCATTTTGTACAACGTGGCACGCCGCCTCAAATGCAACAAACTCGCGCTGGGTCACCACCGCGACGACATGTTGCAAACCTTTTTTCTCAATATGTTCTTCGGCGGCAAGCTCAAAGGCATGCCACCAAAACTCGCCAGCGACAACGGCGAATTCATCGTGATCCGCCCGCTGGCCTATGTGGCTGAGAAAGACCTGATCCGCTGGGCCGCACACCGCGAATTCCCCATCATTCCTTGCTCGCTGTGCGGAAGCCAAACGAATTTGCAACGCGTGCAAATCGGCAACATGCTGCGCGACTGGGAAAAGCAATACCCTGGCCGCTTGGAAACCATGTTTACTGCGCTGCAAAACGTGGTGCCCTCGCACTTGATGGACAGCAAGCTGCACGACTTCCAAAACATCCAAACGACGGGTGTGGAAGACGAAGAAGGCGACAAAGCGTTTGACGCCGAAGACTTCACCCCACCCAGTCTCTCGGGCTTGCCGGGCATGCAAGTGGTGAGTCTCTAG
- a CDS encoding dihydroneopterin aldolase: protein MHHTTGTQTLTLTGLRFNASLGILESEKTDPQPIQVDAELHLGTQPLLPHDDDINHVLDYRKVRQIIINECTVEHVNLLESLIGKLAHRLMQLPGVLGVRVKIAKLEIFSDCEVAIKVETGQW, encoded by the coding sequence ATGCACCACACCACAGGCACGCAGACCCTAACCCTTACCGGCCTGCGTTTCAACGCCAGCCTTGGCATTCTGGAATCCGAAAAAACCGATCCCCAGCCCATCCAAGTCGATGCCGAGCTGCACTTGGGCACCCAGCCCCTGCTACCCCACGACGACGACATCAACCACGTGCTGGACTACCGCAAGGTGCGCCAAATCATCATCAACGAGTGCACTGTAGAACACGTCAACTTGCTAGAAAGCCTGATCGGCAAACTGGCCCACCGTCTGATGCAACTGCCTGGCGTGCTGGGCGTGCGGGTCAAAATAGCCAAGCTCGAAATCTTTAGCGACTGTGAAGTGGCCATCAAGGTGGAAACCGGGCAATGGTGA
- a CDS encoding DUF4136 domain-containing protein — protein MGTLLALLGLAVLTGCASSRMVDSDVSAFAGANGAQRPASYRFERLPSQEAQGNSQSRIESIAEVALQNVGLTPSATVPKYSVQITVRVAAYLRHPQRVNSRNWLLDEGKDGTRGPTMLLNLEPTWYKHSVHLVLRDLGTGQVAYETQATHDGPWSDTLGLLPAILDAALADYPNPPQGPRNIVVELHNASVTP, from the coding sequence TTGGGGACCCTGCTCGCCTTGCTGGGCTTGGCCGTGTTAACTGGTTGCGCCAGCAGCCGGATGGTAGACAGCGATGTGAGCGCATTTGCAGGAGCCAATGGGGCACAACGACCGGCCAGCTACCGCTTTGAGCGACTCCCGTCCCAAGAAGCGCAAGGCAACAGCCAATCGCGCATTGAGTCCATTGCAGAGGTCGCACTGCAGAATGTGGGACTCACCCCCAGCGCCACGGTCCCCAAGTACTCAGTCCAAATCACGGTACGGGTCGCGGCCTACTTGCGCCATCCTCAGCGGGTGAATAGCCGCAACTGGCTGCTGGACGAAGGCAAAGACGGCACCCGCGGCCCCACCATGTTGCTCAACCTAGAGCCCACTTGGTACAAACACAGTGTGCACCTTGTCCTGAGGGATCTAGGCACCGGACAAGTCGCCTATGAAACGCAGGCAACCCACGACGGCCCATGGTCCGACACCCTGGGTCTATTGCCCGCCATTTTGGACGCAGCTTTGGCTGACTACCCCAACCCTCCACAAGGCCCGCGCAACATCGTGGTTGAGCTGCACAACGCTAGCGTTACGCCATGA
- a CDS encoding SDR family oxidoreductase produces MSAPAVPSPVPTVLITGAAKRLGREIALTMARGGWRVAVHYRDSVEDATKTVADCAQLTGGSMAFRSNLANETAVRNLLPTVIEAFGHVDAVVNSASTFEHDNIDSFGFTAMEKHMRSNAGAAILLSQALHTHIQQRNHALTADQTQRRGVVVNLLDQKLWNQNPDFFSYTLSKAALEAANTMLALALSPMLRVVGVAPGLTLTSHMLSADKFEALHKLSPLGRSSTAQDVAATVKFAIDNPSITGTTLLVDGGQHLMRFDRDFSLM; encoded by the coding sequence ATGTCTGCACCTGCCGTTCCATCCCCCGTTCCTACCGTCCTCATCACTGGTGCCGCCAAGCGTTTGGGCCGCGAAATCGCCCTCACCATGGCGCGCGGCGGCTGGCGCGTGGCCGTGCACTACCGCGACTCTGTGGAGGATGCTACAAAAACCGTAGCTGACTGCGCACAATTGACGGGCGGTTCCATGGCATTTCGCTCCAATTTAGCGAATGAAACGGCGGTACGCAACTTATTGCCCACGGTCATCGAGGCCTTTGGCCATGTCGATGCAGTGGTCAACAGCGCGTCCACCTTTGAGCACGACAACATCGACAGTTTTGGCTTTACCGCCATGGAAAAGCACATGCGCAGCAACGCAGGCGCTGCCATTTTGCTCAGCCAAGCCTTGCACACCCACATCCAGCAACGCAACCACGCCTTGACTGCAGACCAAACACAACGGCGCGGCGTGGTGGTGAACCTGTTAGACCAAAAACTCTGGAACCAAAACCCCGACTTTTTCAGCTACACACTCTCTAAAGCGGCGCTAGAGGCGGCCAACACTATGCTGGCCTTGGCCTTGAGCCCCATGCTGCGCGTAGTCGGTGTGGCGCCTGGCCTCACGCTCACCAGCCACATGCTGTCGGCAGATAAGTTTGAAGCGCTACATAAGTTGTCGCCCTTGGGCAGGTCGTCTACAGCGCAGGATGTGGCGGCCACGGTCAAATTCGCGATCGATAACCCCTCTATAACGGGCACTACCTTGCTGGTCGACGGCGGGCAGCACCTGATGCGCTTTGACCGCGACTTTTCCTTGATGTAA
- a CDS encoding histidine phosphatase family protein, whose amino-acid sequence MSPTRIIAVRHGETDWNVATRLQGHKDIGLNARGRWQAEQVAQALRDEPIAAVYSSDLSRAHDTAQAIAAHNRHLPHPTVALHTGLRERGFGMFEGYTYAEIEANWPEASLRWRHREPHFAPPGGESPTALCTRVRTALDALAMPHGGELIVLVAHGGVLDMLYRLATQQSVSAPRAWELGNTAINRLLWTPESFTLVGWGDVQHLEQAALDESSV is encoded by the coding sequence ATGAGTCCCACCCGCATCATCGCGGTTCGCCACGGTGAGACCGATTGGAATGTTGCAACCCGTCTGCAAGGCCACAAAGACATAGGACTCAACGCCCGCGGGCGCTGGCAAGCAGAGCAAGTAGCACAGGCCTTGCGCGATGAGCCGATTGCGGCTGTCTACAGCAGCGACCTCAGCCGCGCCCACGACACGGCGCAAGCGATTGCCGCACACAACCGACACCTGCCTCACCCTACCGTCGCGCTGCACACTGGGCTGCGGGAGCGTGGTTTTGGCATGTTTGAAGGCTACACCTACGCAGAAATTGAAGCCAACTGGCCAGAGGCTTCCCTGCGCTGGCGCCACCGCGAACCCCACTTTGCGCCTCCAGGCGGCGAATCACCCACCGCGCTGTGCACGCGCGTGCGCACCGCACTCGATGCGCTGGCAATGCCGCACGGGGGCGAACTCATCGTTCTCGTAGCCCATGGTGGTGTGTTAGACATGCTGTACAGACTTGCGACCCAGCAAAGCGTCAGTGCGCCACGCGCCTGGGAATTGGGCAATACCGCCATCAACCGATTGCTGTGGACGCCAGAGTCTTTCACGCTCGTAGGATGGGGCGACGTCCAGCACTTGGAGCAAGCCGCTCTGGACGAAAGCAGCGTGTAA